In one Diprion similis isolate iyDipSimi1 chromosome 6, iyDipSimi1.1, whole genome shotgun sequence genomic region, the following are encoded:
- the LOC124407637 gene encoding esterase E4-like, whose protein sequence is MCGIASTWCYNVRTCAVFLLLGSCCLTYGKVLKKHGGIPIGEQMTPPIASLPQGTIRGVNMVSYRNNTFFAFKGIPYAKPPVGNLRFKDPVPPVIWNGSIDASRDPEPCVQFDPRIHKEAIGNEDCLFLNIYTPRLPVGNNIKHLPVMVFIFGGRFEVGNINSTRCDPRFILDRDVVLVLPSYRLGVLGFLSTGDEVLPGNHGLKDVVQALKWIQENVQYFGGDPNQVTLVGSSSGSIMVHLLTLSDLTDGLFHRYITQSGTAFSSCAVVPRSVSSNRANRLGQYFNCPTNSSNILVNCLKGLSASQLVKKTSMFREWGQYPDIVWNPTIEPDIDGAVLTDSPANLFTAGKIRDLPWIALVARDEGLHSTVPYYRKPDILQHFLDNIDSALPVIVQYKYLVENVTAFTKTLKSYYLNDLTVHRSLIVTNITQLIGDAIFTYPTYRAMKEHLIKAKNFQYFCSFEYRGRFSFSYNGGPPVNYGVSHADDLLYLLPGPKSGFGPADWEYSDSDWKMVDTMVQLWTSFATTGVPMTLDSDDSTLWSPFSSRDNYLRIGNGSDVELKVQYGFHKERMQFWDELTAATTWK, encoded by the exons ATGTGTGGTATAGCGTCGACGTGGTGTTATAACGTAAGGACATGTGCTGTGTTCCTCTTACTGGGCAGTTGCTGCTTAACTTATGGCAAAGTTTTGAAGAAACATGGAGGAATTCCAATTGGCGAACAAATGACGCCTCCGATAGCGTCATTACCGCAAGGAACAATCCGAGGTGTGAACATGGTCAGTTACCGTAACAACACGTTCTTTGCTTTCAAGGGAATCCCGTACGCAAAGCCACCGGTTGGAAATCTCAG GTTCAAAGATCCTGTACCACCTGTTATTTGGAATGGATCTATAGATGCAAGCCGTGATCCTGAACCCTGCGTTCAATTTGATCCCCGAATCCATAAAGAGGCAATTGGAAATGAAGACTGTCTCTTTCTTAACATCTACACGCCCCGG CTTCCTGTTGGAAATAACATCAAGCATTTGCCGGTGATGGTGTTCATATTTGGCGGAAGATTTGAAGTAGGAAACATTAATTCTACACGATGCGATCCACGTTTCATTCTCGACAGAGACGTGGTCCTCGTGCTTCCGAGCTATCGCCTGGGAGTGCTAGGATTCCTCAGTACAGGCGACGAAGTATTACCAGGAAACCACGGTCTGAAAGACGTGGTTCAGGCTCTTAAATGGATTCAGGAGAATGTCCAGTATTTTGGGGGTGATCCCAACCAAGTGACTCTCGTTGGGTCAAGTTCAGGTTCAATTATGGTTCATCTGCTGACTTTGTCAGACTTGACTGACG GTCTTTTCCATAGATACATAACGCAAAGTGGAACAGCGTTTTCGTCCTGTGCCGTGGTACCTAGAAGCGTATCATCGAATCGAGCTAATCGGCTTGGTCAGTATTTTAACTGCCCGACGAATTCATCGAATATTCTTGTCAATTGCTTAAAGGGTCTCAGTGCATCTCAGCTCGTCAAAAAGACCTCAATGTTTCGCGAGTGGGGCCAATATCCTGATATCGTATGGAACCCAACTATCGAACCAGATATAGACGGAGCCGTACTGACGGATAGTCCTGCGAACCTGTTCACTGCTGGGAAAATTCGCGATTTGCCTTGGATCGCTCTTGTCGCTCGAGATGAGGGACTTCATTCCACTGTAC CATACTACAGAAAGCCAGACATTCTCcagcattttttggataaCATCGATTCCGCCCTACCTGTAATCGTACAGTATAAATACTTGGTTGAAAATGTGACAGCCTTCACAAAGACCCTGAAATCATACTACTTGAACGACCTTACTGTACATAGAAGTTTG ATAGTAACGAACATTACTCAACTCATAGGTGATGCCATATTTACATATCCAACGTACAGAGCGATGAAAGAACATTTAATTAAAGCTAAGAATTTCCAGTATTTCTGTTCATTCGAATACCGCGGTAGGTTTAGTTTCAGTTATAACGGTGGTCCTCCCGTAAACTACGGAGTTTCACATGCTGACGATCTGCTGTATCTTCTTCCTGGACCAAAGAGCGGCTTTGGACCTGCAGATTGGGAATACAGCGATTCTGATTGGAAAATGGTGGACACGATGGTTCAGTTGTGGACATCCTTCGCGACTACTGG AGTACCGATGACGTTAGATTCGGATGACTCGACGCTTTGGTCTCCCTTTTCGTCTCGTGATAATTATCTTCGCATCGGTAACGGATCTGACGTAGAACTTAAAGTCCAGTACGGTTTCCACAAAGAACGAATGCAGTTTTGGGACGAATTGACCGCGGCTACGACATGGAAATAG